A window of Aeromicrobium sp. A1-2 contains these coding sequences:
- a CDS encoding 3-hydroxyacyl-CoA dehydrogenase: MDVKNSVALVTGGASGLGLATVEALLADGAKVVIVDLPGSPGEEVAARLGDSVRFAAADVRDEDAVNAALDVAQELGELRVVVNCAGVGNAVKTTGKKGPFPLDAFKRVIEINLVGSFNVLRLGATRMAELDLIGEERGVIINTASVAAFDGQIGQAAYSASKGGIVGMTLPIARDLASLGIRVMTIAPGLFNTPLLASLPDDAKASLGQQVPHPSRLGEPAEYGSLAAHIVANPMLNGETIRLDGAIRMAPR, translated from the coding sequence ATGGATGTCAAGAACTCCGTAGCCCTCGTGACAGGCGGGGCCTCGGGCCTCGGACTGGCCACCGTCGAGGCGCTGCTCGCCGACGGTGCCAAGGTCGTCATCGTGGACCTGCCCGGCTCGCCCGGCGAAGAGGTCGCGGCCCGACTGGGTGACTCGGTGCGTTTCGCCGCTGCGGACGTGCGGGACGAGGACGCTGTCAACGCGGCTCTCGACGTCGCCCAGGAGCTCGGCGAGTTGCGGGTCGTGGTCAACTGTGCCGGAGTCGGCAACGCCGTCAAGACGACCGGCAAGAAAGGCCCCTTCCCGCTCGACGCGTTCAAGCGGGTCATCGAGATCAACCTGGTCGGATCGTTCAACGTCCTGCGCCTCGGCGCGACCCGCATGGCCGAGCTCGACCTGATCGGCGAGGAGCGCGGTGTCATCATCAACACCGCCTCGGTCGCCGCCTTCGACGGTCAGATCGGGCAGGCGGCATACTCCGCTTCGAAGGGCGGCATCGTGGGCATGACGCTTCCGATCGCTCGTGACCTCGCCTCGCTCGGCATCCGGGTCATGACGATCGCGCCCGGCCTGTTCAACACGCCGCTGCTCGCCTCGCTGCCCGATGACGCCAAGGCCTCGCTCGGCCAGCAGGTGCCGCACCCGAGCCGACTCGGCGAACCGGCGGAGTACGGCTCGCTCGCCGCACACATCGTGGCCAACCCGATGCTCAACGGAGAGACGATCCGTCTCGATGGCGCGATCCGCATGGCACCCCGATGA
- a CDS encoding universal stress protein: protein MTVSKKIDVHGGVLVAHDGSPHSQAALRTAVRMAEALGLDVTVVRAWSLSTAPRPESWSAGYVPPIEEFAAATASELERDVASARAAAPGVTIRTTVVHESPARALLEASADVDLLVVGSRGRGGFTGLMLGSVSEQVVRYAACPVLVDRDRGDRQRDGGSDREQMEGALASELKLD from the coding sequence ATGACTGTCTCGAAAAAGATCGACGTGCATGGCGGTGTTCTGGTGGCGCACGACGGATCGCCGCACTCGCAGGCCGCCCTGCGGACCGCCGTACGGATGGCAGAGGCGCTGGGCCTGGATGTGACGGTCGTGCGCGCCTGGAGCCTCAGCACCGCCCCCCGTCCGGAGAGCTGGTCGGCGGGATACGTGCCGCCGATCGAGGAGTTCGCGGCCGCGACCGCCAGTGAGCTGGAACGGGATGTCGCATCCGCGCGTGCGGCGGCCCCTGGAGTCACGATCCGGACCACCGTGGTCCACGAAAGCCCGGCTCGCGCGCTGCTCGAGGCATCGGCCGATGTCGACCTCTTGGTCGTCGGCAGCCGTGGCCGCGGAGGGTTCACCGGGCTCATGCTGGGCTCGGTCAGCGAGCAGGTCGTGCGCTACGCCGCGTGCCCCGTGCTGGTCGATCGCGACCGCGGCGACCGACAGCGCGATGGCGGCAGCGATCGGGAGCAGATGGAAGGCGCGCTTGCGAGCGAGCTCAAGCTGGACTGA
- a CDS encoding alpha/beta fold hydrolase has translation MDAASRHHVTRTGVSGGPSLVFAHGFGCDQHMWRHVAPAFEDEFDVICFDHVGAGASDLSAYDPHRYADLSAYAHDVVELCRELDTRDTIFVGHSVSAMVGVLADISQPGLFSGLLLVGPSACYVDHPEDDYVGGFSERDIEELLAVIDDNYLGWSSTMAPLIMANPEQPELGQELTESFCRTDPEIARQFARVTFTSDNRADLPQVSAPTLVMQCRDDAIAPLGAGRLVHESIPDSTFVQMNATGHIPHLSAPQETIAAMTAFLHRA, from the coding sequence ATGGACGCCGCCTCTAGACACCACGTGACACGGACCGGCGTGAGCGGCGGACCGTCCTTGGTGTTTGCGCACGGATTCGGTTGCGACCAGCACATGTGGCGTCATGTCGCGCCCGCCTTCGAGGACGAGTTCGACGTCATCTGCTTCGACCACGTCGGGGCCGGCGCCTCCGACCTCTCGGCCTACGACCCCCACCGCTACGCGGACCTATCGGCCTACGCGCACGACGTCGTCGAGCTGTGCCGCGAGCTCGACACCCGGGACACGATCTTCGTGGGTCACTCAGTCTCGGCGATGGTTGGTGTCCTGGCCGACATCTCGCAGCCAGGGCTGTTCTCCGGCCTCCTGCTCGTGGGGCCGTCGGCCTGCTACGTCGATCACCCCGAGGACGACTACGTCGGTGGGTTCAGCGAGCGGGACATTGAGGAGCTGCTGGCTGTCATCGACGACAACTACCTTGGCTGGTCCAGCACGATGGCACCGCTCATCATGGCCAACCCTGAGCAGCCCGAGCTGGGCCAGGAGCTCACCGAGAGCTTCTGCCGGACCGACCCCGAGATCGCCAGGCAGTTCGCGCGGGTGACGTTCACCTCCGACAACCGAGCCGACCTACCCCAGGTCAGCGCCCCCACGCTGGTGATGCAGTGCCGCGACGACGCGATCGCACCGCTCGGTGCGGGCCGACTGGTCCACGAGTCGATCCCGGACAGCACTTTCGTGCAGATGAACGCCACCGGCCACATCCCCCACCTCAGTGCTCCGCAGGAAACCATCGCGGCGATGACAGCCTTCCTGCATCGCGCATGA
- a CDS encoding DEAD/DEAH box helicase has translation MAKRGQSPSSTTRTSPRRVRNDGIMSVLARAVREVEAGAQRGRLTPSARTKFQVVALLAREERLRVKADATSTESHRAEQLKRLDGIGTILAQTAARDTSLLSLLAEDSEVTDAATILKSDMMRAAGREEEVKPTAAPPVSTTIAPASERQVVPKSVVARQLANPFLTPDFAAVERREPQSRRLATWELLGPLFSSFERAAGGSSACMTLPEPADTKVPKGLTLMRHQAELVAAAEDGHRTFLLADEPGLGKTAEALLAAQAANAYPLLVVVPNVVKTNWAREAELWTPGRPATVIHGNGDAIDGFADIVIVNYEVLDRHVGWLGDLGFRGMVLDEAHFIKNKKSQRSQHVLQLSERIRARTPRPLLMALTGTPLINDIDDFRAIWQFLGWIDDKKPLAELMHSLEDTGLTPVDNGFYSAARGRVIEMGIVRRRKVDVASDIPARRIADLPVELDDEVGRSIREAERELARRLVSRYDKALETRSAGVVVDGIDHELVRRVATWEREDSSSKTDENVFSMMRRIGQAKAGLAADYTAQLAHSVGKVVFFAKHVDVMDTAEETFKARGIRYASIRGDQTTAVRQRNIDAFVDDPEVAVAVCSLTAAGVGINLQVASNIVLAELSWTDAEQTQAIDRVHRIGQAEPVTAWRIIASQTIDTKIVELIDSKAGLAARALDGSDEEIASSSDMQLEALVLLLTEALGERIAD, from the coding sequence GTGGCCAAACGAGGCCAGAGCCCGTCGAGCACCACCCGCACGTCGCCGCGGCGGGTCCGCAACGACGGCATCATGTCGGTGCTCGCGCGCGCAGTTCGTGAAGTTGAGGCCGGCGCGCAACGCGGTCGTCTGACACCGTCAGCGCGCACCAAGTTCCAGGTCGTGGCGCTGCTGGCTCGTGAAGAGCGCTTGCGGGTCAAGGCCGACGCCACCAGCACCGAGTCCCACCGTGCGGAGCAGCTCAAGCGCCTTGACGGGATCGGCACGATCCTCGCCCAGACTGCTGCCCGCGACACCTCCCTGCTGTCACTCCTCGCCGAGGACTCCGAGGTCACCGACGCCGCGACGATCCTGAAGTCGGACATGATGCGGGCCGCCGGACGCGAGGAGGAGGTCAAGCCGACCGCCGCTCCTCCCGTGTCGACAACGATCGCGCCCGCCAGCGAGCGTCAGGTCGTGCCCAAGTCCGTCGTGGCCCGCCAGCTCGCCAATCCATTCCTCACGCCCGATTTCGCCGCCGTGGAGCGACGGGAACCGCAGTCGCGCCGACTCGCGACCTGGGAGCTGCTGGGACCGCTGTTCTCCTCGTTCGAGCGGGCCGCCGGCGGATCGTCGGCCTGCATGACTCTCCCTGAGCCTGCCGACACCAAGGTGCCGAAGGGACTCACCCTGATGCGACACCAGGCCGAGCTCGTCGCGGCCGCCGAGGACGGGCACCGGACCTTCCTTCTCGCCGACGAGCCTGGCCTGGGCAAGACCGCCGAGGCGTTGCTCGCGGCGCAGGCCGCCAACGCGTATCCGCTGCTGGTCGTCGTGCCGAACGTCGTCAAGACCAACTGGGCCCGCGAAGCCGAGCTGTGGACACCCGGGCGTCCGGCCACCGTGATCCACGGCAACGGTGACGCGATCGACGGCTTCGCCGACATCGTCATCGTCAACTATGAAGTGCTCGACCGGCACGTCGGCTGGCTGGGCGACCTGGGCTTCCGCGGCATGGTGCTCGACGAGGCGCACTTCATCAAGAACAAGAAGTCGCAGCGCTCCCAGCACGTGCTCCAGCTTTCCGAGCGCATCCGCGCGCGGACGCCGCGACCACTGTTGATGGCGCTCACCGGCACGCCACTGATCAACGACATCGATGACTTCCGGGCGATCTGGCAGTTCCTTGGATGGATCGACGACAAGAAGCCGCTGGCCGAGCTCATGCACTCGCTCGAGGACACCGGGCTCACCCCGGTCGACAACGGCTTCTACTCGGCCGCCCGCGGCCGGGTCATCGAGATGGGCATCGTGCGACGTCGCAAGGTCGACGTGGCTTCGGACATCCCTGCCCGCCGCATCGCGGACCTGCCCGTCGAGCTCGATGACGAGGTCGGCCGGTCCATCCGGGAGGCCGAGCGCGAGCTGGCTCGCCGACTGGTGTCGCGCTACGACAAGGCCCTCGAGACCCGATCAGCCGGGGTTGTGGTTGACGGCATCGACCACGAGCTCGTACGCCGGGTCGCGACGTGGGAGCGCGAGGACTCCTCGAGCAAGACCGACGAGAACGTATTCAGCATGATGCGCCGCATCGGCCAGGCCAAGGCAGGACTCGCCGCCGACTACACCGCCCAGCTGGCCCACAGCGTCGGCAAGGTCGTGTTCTTCGCCAAGCATGTCGACGTCATGGACACCGCCGAGGAGACCTTCAAGGCTCGCGGTATCCGCTACGCCTCGATCCGGGGCGATCAGACGACAGCGGTCAGGCAGCGCAATATCGACGCATTCGTCGACGACCCAGAGGTCGCGGTTGCGGTCTGCTCCCTGACGGCCGCTGGCGTCGGCATCAACCTCCAGGTTGCCTCCAACATCGTGCTGGCCGAGCTTTCGTGGACCGATGCCGAGCAGACACAGGCCATCGACCGGGTCCACCGCATCGGCCAGGCCGAGCCCGTCACCGCTTGGCGGATCATCGCCTCGCAGACGATCGACACCAAGATCGTCGAGCTGATCGACAGCAAGGCCGGCCTCGCCGCACGCGCGCTCGACGGTTCGGACGAGGAAATCGCGTCGAGCTCGGACATGCAGCTTGAGGCACTCGTACTGCTGTTGACCGAGGCGCTGGGGGAGAGGATCGCCGACTGA
- a CDS encoding PP2C family protein-serine/threonine phosphatase encodes MTTPESGFSSVTDAQRMYDMAPCGYVTVAWSGTILAVNRTFLQWTGYTAESLVGVRTFVDLLSRATAVYSETHLRPMLLMGSSVREIALELVCADGSRLAVLLNASLERADNGEPEVMRVVVFDASERRAYERELFRAKERAEASEAHARLLARTLQDTLIPPSPPQVPGLEIAAAYRPAGDGEEVGGDFYEVFQRRAGEWVVVLGDVCGKGVDAAVVTALVRYSLRAAVVERESPAAAMDLLNRIVLDHDTDRFCTIVLMYLRQSDRGWVADVCTAGHPAPVLVQPGQAPHAEQAISSLVGVLDDPVFVDAHLELAPGDLLLLYTDGVTEGRRDTDFFGEERMHASIETHRVSAAAVVAGLLADVLDFQRGRTTDDLALVALKVPEGV; translated from the coding sequence ATGACGACGCCGGAGTCCGGCTTCTCGTCGGTCACCGACGCCCAGCGGATGTACGACATGGCACCGTGCGGATATGTGACCGTTGCTTGGTCGGGGACGATCCTGGCCGTCAACCGCACGTTCTTGCAGTGGACCGGATACACCGCGGAGTCGCTTGTCGGCGTGCGGACCTTCGTCGATCTGCTGAGTCGCGCCACAGCGGTCTACAGCGAGACGCACCTGCGGCCGATGCTCCTGATGGGCAGCAGCGTGCGGGAGATCGCCCTCGAGCTAGTCTGTGCGGACGGTTCGCGGCTAGCGGTCCTCCTGAATGCCTCACTGGAGCGGGCCGACAACGGGGAGCCCGAGGTCATGCGGGTCGTCGTGTTCGACGCGAGCGAGCGACGAGCCTACGAACGGGAGCTGTTCCGCGCCAAGGAGCGGGCCGAGGCATCCGAGGCGCACGCCCGGCTGTTGGCCAGGACCCTCCAGGACACCTTGATCCCTCCTAGCCCTCCGCAGGTTCCCGGGCTGGAGATCGCCGCGGCCTACCGACCGGCAGGCGATGGCGAGGAAGTCGGTGGGGACTTCTACGAGGTTTTCCAGCGCCGCGCAGGCGAGTGGGTCGTAGTGCTCGGCGATGTGTGCGGCAAGGGAGTTGACGCCGCCGTCGTCACCGCCTTGGTCCGCTACTCGCTGCGTGCCGCCGTCGTCGAGCGCGAGTCACCCGCCGCCGCCATGGACCTGCTCAATCGGATCGTGCTTGACCACGACACGGATCGGTTCTGCACCATCGTCCTGATGTACCTGCGCCAGTCCGACCGCGGATGGGTCGCCGACGTGTGCACCGCAGGCCACCCAGCCCCTGTACTCGTGCAACCGGGCCAGGCACCGCACGCCGAGCAGGCCATCAGCTCGCTGGTCGGCGTGCTGGACGACCCGGTCTTCGTCGACGCTCACCTCGAGCTTGCGCCTGGCGATCTGCTCCTGCTCTACACCGACGGGGTGACCGAGGGGCGACGGGACACGGACTTCTTCGGCGAGGAGCGCATGCACGCGTCGATCGAAACGCATCGTGTCAGCGCTGCCGCCGTCGTCGCCGGCCTCCTCGCGGACGTCCTTGACTTCCAGCGTGGTCGCACCACCGACGACCTCGCCCTCGTGGCGCTCAAGGTTCCTGAAGGCGTGTAG
- a CDS encoding ribonuclease H yields MTLARNHTDVTGLAGAVIVGTDGSCVTNPGPTGWAYVADDGTSACGGLLEGTNNIGELLAVVNALRDFADRPLVIQADSSYTIGCSTTWAAGWARNGWKNSKKEVVANLEIVQSIYALMQARRDTGAPVFFQKVKAHLVDLSVWPLNVAADELAGRASARAARGDVAELRTAARP; encoded by the coding sequence GTGACACTGGCCAGGAATCACACCGACGTGACCGGACTTGCGGGCGCGGTGATCGTCGGCACCGACGGATCGTGTGTGACGAATCCCGGCCCGACCGGTTGGGCGTACGTGGCCGACGACGGAACCTCGGCGTGTGGTGGGCTGCTCGAGGGCACCAACAACATCGGTGAGCTGCTTGCGGTCGTGAACGCCCTGCGGGACTTCGCCGACCGTCCGTTGGTCATCCAGGCCGACTCGTCGTACACGATCGGCTGCTCGACGACATGGGCTGCCGGATGGGCTCGCAACGGGTGGAAGAACTCCAAGAAGGAGGTCGTCGCGAACCTCGAGATCGTCCAGTCGATCTACGCGCTGATGCAGGCGCGGCGCGACACAGGCGCTCCGGTGTTCTTCCAGAAGGTCAAAGCGCACCTGGTGGACCTGTCGGTGTGGCCCCTCAACGTCGCGGCCGACGAGCTGGCCGGCCGAGCGTCTGCCCGCGCAGCCCGCGGTGACGTTGCCGAGCTGCGCACTGCTGCACGCCCCTGA
- a CDS encoding universal stress protein, with protein MVGIADTEDGALGLALRRAEQHKCGLRVVHAFDVPGSGLHSTYTPAVVAGFEEGGQAVLDRAREVISSLDPKVDVEYALVRGRASLILLDESSSAREIVIGPDDSPWYVQLFQGRVAKSLAAHGRCPVTVVPDGWSSEGSPELVIVALDGESNAHGPVSYAFDVAQLEGRSLEMLHVVEPDKSGAAVMQRWGEMSHLLESWRRRFPQVRVRTVVVPGGAVAVSREGSAEASLLVAGRSSTHGVDLFARPFAQEVIRSSHCPVVVVPTDYRA; from the coding sequence GTGGTCGGAATCGCTGATACCGAGGACGGCGCGCTCGGCCTCGCGCTGCGTCGGGCCGAGCAGCACAAGTGCGGCCTGCGCGTCGTCCACGCCTTCGACGTGCCGGGATCGGGGCTTCACTCCACCTACACTCCGGCAGTCGTCGCGGGCTTCGAAGAGGGCGGGCAAGCGGTGCTGGACCGTGCTCGAGAGGTGATCAGCAGCCTCGACCCGAAGGTCGACGTCGAGTATGCGCTCGTGCGCGGGCGGGCCTCACTGATCCTGCTTGACGAGAGCTCGTCGGCGAGAGAGATCGTCATCGGTCCTGATGACTCCCCGTGGTACGTCCAGCTGTTCCAAGGACGCGTCGCGAAGTCGCTGGCCGCGCATGGCCGGTGCCCCGTCACGGTGGTGCCGGATGGCTGGTCGTCGGAAGGGTCGCCCGAGCTCGTGATCGTCGCGCTCGACGGGGAGTCCAATGCGCACGGCCCGGTCAGTTACGCGTTCGACGTCGCGCAGCTCGAGGGTCGGTCGCTGGAGATGCTGCATGTCGTCGAGCCGGACAAGAGCGGGGCCGCGGTGATGCAACGTTGGGGGGAGATGTCGCACCTGCTCGAGTCTTGGCGCCGACGCTTCCCACAGGTTCGCGTCAGGACCGTGGTCGTGCCGGGAGGGGCCGTGGCGGTGAGCCGGGAAGGCTCTGCCGAAGCTTCGCTGCTCGTGGCCGGCCGTTCGTCTACGCACGGCGTGGATCTTTTCGCGCGGCCCTTTGCCCAAGAGGTGATCCGCTCGTCCCACTGCCCCGTCGTCGTCGTGCCGACGGATTACCGCGCGTAG
- a CDS encoding MBL fold metallo-hydrolase produces the protein MSTSHETFWICRTCAVEHAERIEMCAICADERQWVPSHGQQWTTLEELSADGHQAEIAELEPDLFAITTTPGTGIGQQSKLLRTPAGNLLWDPVGYVDNDIARQVLELGEVRFVVASHPHMYGVQVEWSRRLGGVPVLVAEADREWVARPDPVIRMWAGDQEILPGVTLSQPGGHFAGSAVAHWAAGADGRGVLLSGDTIFANPDRTSVSFMRSYPNRLPLSAAVVRRIAAHVDRFEFDRLYGNFDNVIASDAKQITLWFAERHAGWVNGDFDHLT, from the coding sequence GTGAGCACCTCGCACGAGACCTTCTGGATCTGCCGGACCTGCGCCGTCGAGCACGCCGAGCGCATCGAAATGTGCGCAATCTGTGCCGACGAACGGCAGTGGGTGCCGTCCCACGGCCAGCAGTGGACCACTCTGGAGGAGCTCTCCGCCGATGGGCACCAGGCCGAGATCGCCGAGCTGGAGCCGGATCTCTTCGCCATCACGACGACACCCGGCACGGGCATCGGGCAGCAGTCCAAGCTCCTGCGCACCCCGGCCGGCAACCTGCTGTGGGATCCGGTCGGCTACGTCGACAACGACATCGCCCGACAGGTTCTGGAGCTGGGCGAGGTACGATTCGTGGTCGCGAGCCATCCGCACATGTACGGGGTACAGGTCGAGTGGAGCCGCCGGCTCGGTGGGGTGCCGGTCCTCGTCGCCGAGGCAGACCGGGAGTGGGTGGCGCGGCCCGACCCGGTCATCCGGATGTGGGCCGGCGACCAGGAGATCCTGCCGGGCGTGACGCTCAGCCAGCCCGGCGGGCACTTCGCCGGGAGTGCCGTGGCGCACTGGGCCGCGGGCGCCGACGGTCGCGGCGTCCTGCTCAGCGGCGACACGATCTTCGCCAATCCGGATCGAACATCGGTGAGCTTCATGCGGAGCTATCCCAACCGGCTGCCCTTGTCAGCAGCTGTGGTCCGCCGCATCGCGGCGCACGTCGACCGCTTCGAGTTCGACCGTCTCTACGGCAACTTCGACAACGTCATCGCGTCAGACGCCAAGCAGATCACGCTGTGGTTCGCCGAGCGCCATGCCGGCTGGGTCAACGGCGACTTCGACCACCTGACCTGA
- a CDS encoding BTAD domain-containing putative transcriptional regulator, producing the protein MDEQIEIRLFGRLWVRSADGQIVPSSRWTTGKTTDLLRILAITSGQSVSSQSLMDRLWPGVDEARAVASLRTATANIRRALGREAVTRQGDGLRLAASWVDVQAHQDLAHQAAAAVQSRDHARVVALVKEAEALYVDDFHAHDDDSTWAVDVRAGLVALRTTLLAEAADSALELGWMRDSIDMSTLSISLDPCLERAHRSLMRAYAGIGEIESALRSYDRCRRNLFADLGASPSTQTRALHRQLLSWEPENETAPPSFVGRTAPLKALATAIQDCIDGDGSDVVCLIGPTASGRQALLRAATDQLAVRLRPVRPVEVARRAPIQRATSESAATDIAVMGPVDLTPARARAAMAEVLATIDPQIGRVLVFITSPEAASLLAEEADDDARYRVHVVDSPPVDDEDLFALAEAILAGRPSPRLMGVLRSRCDGLAGAAVDTLQAWVSTGQIISTPRGLELANASAAPAAQAAASATFRVLAEQLAPEDMEICQVLAVADRPALPADVMDLLGSERRTERRRLHIQDRMDFLADRGILCPSELGYVFRDRATQDLFELWLRPSLRTRLVERIGDGPSRVVGDSRPAASVERRGGSPGRRASDQARVAR; encoded by the coding sequence ATGGACGAACAGATCGAGATTCGCCTGTTCGGACGCCTCTGGGTGCGTTCAGCCGACGGGCAGATCGTGCCGTCGTCCCGGTGGACGACCGGAAAGACGACTGACTTGTTGCGCATCCTGGCCATCACGTCCGGACAGTCGGTCAGCAGCCAGAGCCTGATGGATCGGCTGTGGCCGGGAGTCGACGAGGCGCGGGCGGTCGCGAGCCTCCGGACGGCCACGGCAAACATCCGCCGCGCACTCGGACGGGAGGCCGTGACCAGGCAGGGCGACGGTCTGCGACTCGCAGCCAGCTGGGTCGATGTCCAGGCACATCAGGATCTTGCGCATCAGGCCGCCGCGGCCGTCCAGTCCCGTGATCATGCCCGGGTGGTCGCGCTGGTCAAGGAGGCCGAAGCGCTCTACGTCGACGACTTCCATGCTCACGACGACGACAGCACCTGGGCCGTCGACGTCCGCGCCGGATTGGTCGCCCTGCGCACCACGCTGCTCGCCGAGGCCGCTGACAGCGCGCTCGAGCTGGGGTGGATGCGCGACTCGATCGACATGTCGACCCTGTCGATCAGCCTCGACCCGTGCCTTGAACGTGCCCACCGTTCGTTGATGCGTGCGTACGCCGGGATCGGTGAGATCGAGTCCGCGCTGCGGTCGTACGACCGTTGCAGACGCAACCTGTTCGCAGATCTTGGCGCATCCCCGTCGACGCAGACTCGGGCGCTGCACCGCCAGCTCTTGTCGTGGGAGCCCGAGAACGAGACTGCACCTCCGTCGTTCGTCGGTCGCACCGCACCCCTGAAGGCCTTGGCCACGGCCATCCAGGACTGCATCGACGGCGACGGCAGTGATGTCGTCTGTCTCATCGGACCAACTGCCTCGGGTCGGCAGGCCCTGCTGCGCGCCGCGACGGACCAGCTCGCTGTTCGCCTGCGCCCAGTTCGACCCGTGGAGGTCGCGCGGCGAGCACCCATCCAGCGAGCCACCAGTGAGTCGGCGGCCACTGACATCGCCGTCATGGGGCCGGTGGACCTGACCCCGGCCAGGGCGCGGGCCGCCATGGCCGAGGTCCTCGCCACGATCGACCCACAGATCGGTCGTGTCCTGGTCTTCATCACCTCACCAGAAGCCGCCTCACTGCTCGCCGAGGAAGCGGACGACGACGCGCGCTACCGGGTGCACGTCGTGGACTCGCCGCCGGTCGACGACGAGGATCTGTTCGCTCTCGCCGAGGCGATCCTCGCTGGTCGGCCTTCCCCCCGACTCATGGGCGTGCTCAGGAGCCGTTGTGACGGTCTGGCCGGCGCAGCGGTCGACACGCTGCAGGCTTGGGTGTCAACCGGGCAGATCATCTCGACGCCGCGGGGTCTCGAGCTCGCGAACGCATCAGCCGCACCGGCAGCCCAGGCGGCGGCATCGGCGACGTTCCGCGTCCTCGCCGAACAGCTGGCCCCGGAGGACATGGAGATCTGCCAGGTCCTCGCGGTCGCCGATCGGCCAGCCCTGCCCGCCGATGTGATGGACCTACTGGGCAGCGAGCGACGGACCGAGCGGCGGCGCCTCCACATCCAGGACCGCATGGACTTCTTGGCCGACCGCGGCATCCTTTGCCCGAGCGAGCTCGGGTACGTGTTTCGGGACCGGGCTACCCAGGACCTGTTCGAGCTCTGGCTCCGGCCATCTCTGCGCACTCGCCTGGTCGAGCGGATCGGCGACGGCCCCTCCCGGGTGGTAGGCGACAGCCGTCCGGCGGCCTCCGTCGAGCGTCGAGGCGGCAGCCCCGGACGCCGCGCTTCGGACCAGGCCCGCGTCGCGCGCTGA
- a CDS encoding phosphatase PAP2 family protein codes for MSWATWDQAAIAAGLSIACFLALSRLRPGRLRDALLPAFYEFALISALYSIWRLARELPLTHTDGALQRARDIDDVQQFFRLPTEISMQHFVVDHDPLGALVNDYYATLHVPALIIFMIWMFVRHRDAYPHWRNGLAGLTAFCLVIRFVRVAPPRFIQELGFLDLSDKHGFDVYGDVGTGISDQFAAMPSIHVGWAAVVALGVFAVSTSRWRWIVVLHLPITIFVVAATGHHWWLDGFVAIGLLWLSLRADSYVRARFARRRALVPVS; via the coding sequence ATGAGCTGGGCGACCTGGGACCAAGCGGCGATCGCGGCTGGGTTGAGCATCGCGTGCTTCCTGGCGCTGAGCCGGCTGCGTCCGGGGCGCCTGCGCGACGCCCTGCTGCCCGCGTTCTACGAGTTCGCGTTGATCTCGGCGTTGTACTCGATCTGGCGCCTCGCCCGCGAGCTGCCGCTGACGCACACCGACGGCGCGTTGCAGCGGGCCCGCGACATCGATGACGTGCAGCAGTTCTTCCGGCTGCCGACGGAGATCTCGATGCAGCACTTCGTCGTGGATCACGACCCTCTTGGGGCTCTGGTCAACGACTACTACGCGACGCTGCACGTCCCGGCGCTGATCATCTTCATGATCTGGATGTTCGTGCGGCACCGTGATGCCTATCCACACTGGCGCAACGGCCTGGCCGGGCTGACAGCGTTCTGCCTCGTCATCCGCTTCGTCCGGGTCGCGCCACCACGATTCATCCAGGAGCTGGGATTCCTGGACCTGTCGGACAAGCACGGTTTCGACGTCTACGGCGACGTCGGCACCGGCATCTCGGACCAGTTCGCGGCCATGCCGTCGATCCACGTGGGATGGGCGGCCGTGGTCGCTCTGGGCGTCTTCGCGGTCAGCACGAGCAGATGGCGGTGGATCGTGGTGCTCCATCTGCCCATCACGATTTTCGTCGTGGCCGCGACAGGTCACCACTGGTGGCTCGACGGTTTCGTCGCGATCGGTTTGTTGTGGCTGTCGCTGCGGGCAGACAGCTATGTGCGCGCCCGGTTCGCGCGACGACGGGCACTGGTGCCGGTGTCCTGA